The following are from one region of the Salvia splendens isolate huo1 chromosome 2, SspV2, whole genome shotgun sequence genome:
- the LOC121768272 gene encoding uncharacterized protein LOC121768272: MEDQKHVPDALLSKPRKKKASLQHPEMFQSPGESMSMKRSNEIQTFSRQKGPKPPKRGVAREVSPSLQPERLVPDSVPDSSTSGNEYRALRRKYLLLEEESFGLGRELKDVEDDVKTLEEEKLSLLDELVVLEGLINPSEIQPQAQRLQ; this comes from the coding sequence ATGGAAGATCAGAAGCACGTGCCAGATGCTTTGCTTAGTAAGCCCAGGAAAAAGAAGGCTTCATTACAGCACCCTGAAATGTTTCAATCGCCTGGGGAGAGTATGAGCATGAAGAGATCCAATGAGATACAGACTTTCTCCCGCCAAAAGGGGCCTAAACCCCCCAAAAGAGGTGTCGCCAGAGAAGTCTCACCTTCGCTGCAACCAGAGAGATTGGTCCCGGATTCGGTACCAGACTCCTCGACCTCAGGTAACGAGTACAGAGCTCTTAGGCGGAAGTATTTGCTCTTGGAGGAGGAGAGTTTTGGATTAGGAAGAGAGTTGAAGGATGTTGAGGATGATGTGAAGACCCTCGAAGAGGAGAAGCTATCTCTGTTGGATGAGCTTGTTGTCTTGGAAGGCCTTATTAATCCTTCAGAGATTCAACCTCAGGCACAAAGATTGCAATAA